One part of the Streptomyces nigra genome encodes these proteins:
- a CDS encoding RecB family exonuclease, whose product METSTEGAAADGGGEVTGATAPMTDVYPTGAAVHAGSAGADGEAPVEAAAGVLPVRAPSSLSPSRASDFMQCPLLYRFRVIDRLPEKPSAAATKGTLVHAVLERLFDAPAAERTAPRAKSLIPGQWDRLRESRPEVVELFADDPEGERLATWLGEAEQLVERWFGLEDPTRLEPAERELFVEAELESGLRLRGIIDRVDVAPTGEVRIVDYKTGKAPRPEYAEGALFQMKFYALVVWRLKGVVPRRLQLVYLGSGDVLTYDPVMADLERVERKLLALWEAIRVATETGDWRPRQTKLCGWCDHRAHCPEFGGTPPPYPLAPVSGAGESEAGTQGRMGPA is encoded by the coding sequence ATGGAGACGAGCACGGAGGGCGCCGCGGCGGACGGCGGCGGCGAGGTCACGGGGGCGACGGCGCCGATGACGGACGTGTACCCCACGGGGGCGGCCGTTCATGCGGGGTCGGCCGGGGCGGATGGGGAGGCGCCGGTGGAGGCAGCGGCCGGTGTGCTGCCGGTGCGCGCTCCGTCGTCGCTGTCGCCGTCGCGTGCCAGTGACTTCATGCAGTGTCCGCTGCTGTACCGGTTCCGGGTGATCGACCGGCTGCCGGAGAAGCCGAGTGCGGCGGCGACGAAGGGGACGCTGGTGCACGCGGTGCTGGAGCGTCTCTTCGACGCGCCGGCGGCGGAGCGGACGGCGCCGCGGGCGAAATCCCTGATCCCGGGGCAGTGGGACCGGCTGCGGGAAAGCCGCCCGGAGGTCGTGGAGCTGTTCGCGGACGATCCGGAGGGTGAGCGGCTGGCGACCTGGCTGGGCGAGGCGGAGCAGCTGGTGGAGCGCTGGTTCGGGCTGGAGGATCCGACGCGTCTGGAGCCGGCGGAGCGGGAGCTGTTCGTGGAGGCGGAGCTGGAGTCGGGGCTCCGGCTGCGCGGGATCATCGACCGGGTCGATGTGGCGCCCACGGGTGAGGTGCGGATCGTCGACTACAAGACGGGCAAGGCACCCCGCCCCGAGTACGCGGAGGGCGCGCTGTTCCAGATGAAGTTCTACGCGCTGGTGGTGTGGCGGCTGAAGGGTGTGGTGCCACGTCGGCTGCAGCTGGTGTATCTGGGCAGTGGTGATGTGCTGACGTACGACCCGGTGATGGCGGACCTGGAGCGGGTGGAGCGCAAGCTGCTCGCGCTGTGGGAGGCGATCCGGGTGGCGACGGAGACGGGTGACTGGCGGCCGCGCCAGACGAAGCTGTGCGGCTGGTGCGATCACCGGGCGCACTGCCCGGAGTTCGGCGGCACTCCCCCGCCGTATCCGCTGGCGCCGGTGTCCGGGGCGGGCGAGTCCGAGGCGGGCACGCAGGGCAGAATGGGGCCTGCCTAG
- a CDS encoding response regulator, which translates to MAIRVLLVDDQPLLRTGFRMILEAEQDLAVVGEAGDGLQALDQVRALQPDVVLMDIRMPRMDGVEATRQITGPGRDGPAKVLVLTTFDLDEYVVEALRAGASGFLLKDAPATELVQAIRVVAAGEAMLAPSITRRLLDKYATHLPSGDEPVPDTLHTLTDREVEVLKLVARGLSNAEIAADLFVSETTVKTHVGHVLTKLGLRDRVQAAVYAYESGLVRPGAQ; encoded by the coding sequence GTGGCCATCCGCGTCCTGCTGGTCGACGACCAGCCCCTGCTGCGCACCGGGTTCCGGATGATTCTGGAGGCCGAGCAGGATCTCGCGGTCGTGGGCGAGGCCGGTGACGGTCTGCAGGCCCTCGATCAGGTGCGGGCCCTGCAGCCCGATGTGGTGCTCATGGACATCCGTATGCCCCGGATGGACGGGGTGGAGGCGACGCGGCAGATCACCGGGCCCGGGCGGGACGGCCCGGCGAAGGTGCTGGTGCTGACCACGTTCGATCTCGACGAGTATGTGGTGGAGGCGCTGAGGGCGGGGGCCAGCGGCTTTCTGCTGAAGGACGCTCCGGCGACCGAGCTGGTGCAGGCGATCCGGGTGGTCGCGGCGGGTGAGGCGATGCTCGCGCCGAGCATCACGCGCCGGCTGCTGGACAAGTACGCCACGCATCTGCCGTCGGGTGACGAGCCGGTGCCGGACACGCTGCACACGCTGACGGACCGTGAGGTGGAGGTCCTGAAGCTGGTGGCGCGGGGTCTGTCGAACGCGGAGATCGCGGCGGATCTGTTCGTCAGCGAGACGACGGTGAAGACGCATGTGGGGCATGTGCTGACGAAGCTGGGGCTGCGGGACCGGGTGCAGGCCGCGGTGTACGCGTACGAGAGCGGTCTGGTGCGTCCGGGCGCGCAGTAG
- the dop gene encoding depupylase/deamidase Dop, which translates to MTVRRVMGIETEYGISVPGHPNANAMLTSSQIVNAYAAAMHRARRARWDFEEENPLRDARGFDLAREAADSSQLTDEDIGLANVILTNGARLYVDHAHPEYSAPEVTNPRDAVLWDKAGERIMAEAAERAAQLPGAQPIHLYKNNTDNKGASYGTHENYLMKRETPFSDIVRHLTPFFVSRQVVTGAGRVGIGQDGHEHGFQISQRADYFEVEVGLETTLKRPIINTRDEPHADAEKYRRLHVIIGDANLSEISTYLKLGTTALVLSMIEDGFIAVDLAVDQPVRTLHQVSHDPTLKRLITLRSGRTLTAVQLQMEYYELSRKYIEERYGADADEQTKDVLSRWEDTLNRLENDPMSLSGELDWIAKRELMEGYRRRDGLDWDAAKLHLLDLQYADVRPDKGLYNRLAERGRIKRLLDEDTVQRAKTTPPEDTRAYFRGRCLEQYADDVAAASWDSVIFDLPGRDSLQRVPTLEPLRGTRNHVKELLDRCRTAEDLVRVLSGN; encoded by the coding sequence ATGACCGTACGGCGAGTAATGGGCATCGAGACCGAGTACGGAATCTCCGTCCCCGGCCACCCCAACGCCAATGCCATGCTCACCTCATCCCAGATCGTCAACGCCTACGCGGCGGCGATGCACCGGGCCCGCCGGGCCCGCTGGGACTTCGAGGAGGAGAACCCGCTGCGCGACGCGCGAGGCTTCGACCTCGCCCGCGAGGCCGCCGACTCCAGCCAGCTCACCGACGAGGACATCGGCCTCGCCAACGTCATCCTCACCAACGGCGCACGGCTCTACGTCGACCACGCACACCCCGAATACAGCGCCCCCGAGGTCACCAACCCCCGCGACGCCGTCCTCTGGGACAAAGCCGGCGAACGGATCATGGCCGAAGCCGCCGAACGAGCCGCCCAGCTCCCCGGCGCCCAGCCCATCCACCTCTACAAGAACAACACCGACAACAAGGGCGCCTCCTACGGCACGCACGAGAACTACCTGATGAAGCGGGAAACCCCCTTCTCGGACATCGTGCGCCACCTCACGCCCTTCTTCGTCTCCCGCCAGGTCGTCACCGGCGCCGGACGCGTCGGCATCGGCCAGGACGGCCACGAACACGGCTTCCAGATCAGCCAGCGCGCCGACTACTTCGAAGTCGAGGTCGGCCTCGAGACGACACTCAAACGGCCCATCATCAACACCCGCGACGAGCCCCACGCCGACGCCGAGAAATACCGCCGCCTCCACGTGATCATCGGCGACGCCAACCTCTCCGAGATCTCCACCTATCTCAAGCTCGGCACGACCGCCCTGGTCCTGTCCATGATCGAGGACGGCTTCATCGCCGTCGACCTCGCCGTCGACCAGCCCGTCCGCACCCTCCACCAGGTCTCCCACGACCCCACGCTCAAGCGCCTCATCACGCTGCGCAGCGGCCGCACACTCACCGCGGTACAGCTCCAGATGGAGTACTACGAACTCTCCCGCAAGTACATCGAGGAACGCTACGGCGCCGACGCCGACGAACAGACCAAGGACGTCCTCAGCCGCTGGGAGGACACCCTCAACCGGCTCGAGAACGACCCCATGAGCCTGTCCGGCGAACTCGACTGGATCGCCAAACGCGAACTCATGGAGGGCTACCGGCGCCGCGACGGCCTCGACTGGGACGCCGCCAAGCTCCACCTCCTCGACCTGCAGTACGCCGACGTACGGCCCGACAAGGGCCTCTACAACCGCCTCGCCGAGCGAGGCCGCATCAAGCGCCTCCTGGACGAGGACACCGTCCAGCGGGCCAAGACCACGCCCCCCGAGGACACCCGCGCCTACTTCCGCGGCCGCTGCCTCGAGCAGTACGCCGACGACGTCGCCGCGGCCTCCTGGGACTCGGTCATCTTCGACCTCCCCGGACGCGACTCCCTCCAGCGCGTCCCAACCCTCGAACCACTTCGCGGAACGCGAAATCACGTCAAGGAGCTCCTGGACCGCTGCCGCACCGCGGAAGACCTGGTCAGGGTCCTGTCGGGCAATTGA
- a CDS encoding ABC transporter substrate-binding protein, translating to MNMRKHWPVLPLVAGLASGLLTGCGTESGDAGADGNTVVMGMSDDVLATDPASGYDPGSWLLFNNVFQSLLSFPKGATEPQPEAAEQCSFSDTGATVYKCTLKDGLKFSNGDELTAADVKFSFDRMLKIDDPDGPAVMFSTLDKVETPDERTVVFRLNTPDATFPSKIASGAGSIVDQDQYDADGLREDGEAVGSGPYKLEEFNDDQAVFTVNENYNGTAEVKNSGVTLKFFRGDQQRLKRALLAEDIDIAYRGLTAGDIADIEKAGTDASGVEVVEGSSAEVQHLVFNMDDPVTGQLGVRKAIAYLLDRDALIRDVHEGTASPLYSIIPAGIAGHNTAFFDTYGARPSRAKAAAALQNDGITGQVELTLWSTPSRYGPATDQQLKAIAKQLNDSGLFKADVRSVAFDQYEKDIAKGKYGVYVKGWVPDYPDADNFTAPFFGKGNVLSNNYDNKRITNTLIPSTAAESDRAATDDAFGALQDIVAKELPILPVWQGKQYAIVHENVYGLEYCLDASTVFRFWELKKG from the coding sequence GTGAACATGCGCAAGCACTGGCCGGTGCTGCCCCTCGTGGCAGGGCTGGCCTCCGGCCTGTTGACCGGCTGCGGAACGGAATCCGGGGACGCCGGGGCTGACGGGAACACCGTGGTCATGGGGATGTCCGACGACGTCCTCGCCACCGACCCCGCCTCCGGCTACGACCCGGGCTCCTGGCTGCTGTTCAACAACGTCTTCCAGTCGCTGCTCAGCTTCCCCAAGGGCGCCACCGAGCCCCAGCCCGAAGCCGCCGAGCAATGCTCCTTCTCCGACACCGGGGCCACCGTCTACAAGTGCACCCTCAAGGACGGCCTGAAGTTCAGCAACGGTGACGAACTCACCGCCGCGGACGTCAAGTTCTCCTTCGACCGGATGCTCAAGATCGACGACCCCGACGGCCCCGCCGTCATGTTCTCCACCCTGGACAAGGTCGAGACCCCCGACGAGCGGACCGTCGTCTTCCGGCTCAACACCCCGGACGCCACCTTCCCCAGCAAGATCGCCTCCGGCGCCGGCTCCATCGTCGACCAGGACCAGTACGACGCCGACGGCCTGCGCGAGGACGGCGAAGCCGTCGGCTCCGGCCCCTACAAGCTCGAAGAGTTCAACGACGACCAGGCCGTCTTCACCGTCAACGAGAACTACAACGGCACCGCCGAGGTCAAGAACAGCGGCGTCACCCTGAAGTTCTTCCGCGGCGACCAGCAGCGCCTCAAGCGCGCCCTGCTCGCCGAGGACATCGACATCGCCTACCGAGGCCTCACCGCCGGCGACATCGCCGACATCGAGAAGGCCGGCACCGACGCCTCCGGCGTCGAGGTCGTCGAGGGCAGCAGCGCCGAGGTCCAGCACCTCGTCTTCAACATGGACGACCCGGTCACCGGACAGCTCGGCGTCCGCAAGGCCATCGCCTACCTGCTCGACCGCGACGCCCTCATCCGGGACGTCCACGAGGGCACCGCCAGCCCGCTGTACTCGATCATCCCGGCCGGTATCGCAGGCCACAACACCGCCTTCTTCGACACCTACGGCGCCCGCCCCTCCCGCGCCAAGGCCGCCGCCGCCCTGCAGAACGACGGCATCACCGGCCAGGTCGAACTGACCCTGTGGTCCACCCCGTCCCGCTACGGCCCGGCCACCGACCAGCAGCTCAAGGCCATCGCCAAGCAGCTCAACGACAGCGGCCTCTTCAAGGCCGACGTCCGCTCCGTCGCCTTCGACCAGTACGAGAAGGACATCGCCAAGGGCAAGTACGGCGTCTACGTCAAGGGCTGGGTCCCGGACTACCCGGACGCCGACAACTTCACGGCACCCTTCTTCGGCAAGGGCAACGTCCTCAGCAACAACTACGACAACAAGCGCATCACCAACACGCTGATCCCGAGCACCGCCGCCGAGAGCGACCGCGCCGCCACCGACGACGCCTTCGGCGCGCTCCAGGACATCGTCGCCAAGGAACTGCCCATCCTCCCGGTCTGGCAGGGCAAGCAGTACGCCATCGTCCACGAGAACGTGTACGGCCTGGAGTACTGCCTCGACGCCTCCACCGTCTTCCGCTTCTGGGAGCTCAAGAAGGGCTGA
- a CDS encoding ferredoxin produces the protein MSVEQAASVEGEALEVWIDQALCTGDGICAQYAPEVFELDIDGLAYVKGADEELLQAEGATTPVPLPLLTDVVDSARECPGECIHVRRVLDKVEVFGPDAE, from the coding sequence ATGAGCGTGGAGCAGGCGGCCTCGGTCGAGGGTGAGGCGCTGGAGGTCTGGATCGATCAGGCGTTGTGCACGGGTGACGGCATTTGTGCCCAGTATGCGCCTGAGGTGTTCGAGCTGGACATCGATGGTCTGGCCTATGTGAAGGGCGCCGACGAGGAGCTGTTGCAGGCGGAGGGGGCGACAACGCCCGTGCCGCTGCCGCTTCTCACGGATGTGGTGGATTCGGCGCGAGAGTGCCCGGGCGAGTGCATCCATGTACGTCGGGTTCTGGACAAGGTCGAAGTGTTCGGTCCGGACGCGGAGTGA
- a CDS encoding tRNA (adenine-N1)-methyltransferase yields MSEPTGAARRRGPFKVGDQVQLTDPKGRHYTFTLEEGKNFHTHKGSFPHDELIGAPEGSVVRTTGNVAYLALRPLLPDYVLSMPRGAAVVYPKDAGQILAFADIFPGARVVEAGVGSGSLSSFLLRAIGDHGMLHSYERREDFADIARQNVERYFGGPHPAWQLTVGDLQDNLSDTDVDRVILDMLAPWECLEAVSKALVPGGIVCCYVATTTQLARTVESIREIGCFNEPTAWETMIRNWHIEGLAVRPDHRMIGHTGFLLTARRLADGVEPPMRRRRPAKGAYGEDYEGPNADRGASR; encoded by the coding sequence ATGTCCGAACCGACCGGTGCCGCCCGCAGGCGCGGGCCCTTCAAGGTCGGGGACCAGGTTCAGCTGACCGACCCCAAGGGCCGCCACTACACGTTCACGCTCGAAGAGGGAAAGAACTTCCACACCCACAAGGGTTCCTTCCCCCACGACGAGCTGATCGGCGCTCCCGAGGGCAGCGTTGTCCGCACCACCGGTAACGTCGCCTACCTCGCGCTGCGCCCCCTGCTCCCCGACTACGTCCTGTCCATGCCCCGCGGGGCGGCCGTCGTCTACCCCAAGGACGCGGGGCAGATCCTCGCCTTCGCCGACATCTTCCCCGGCGCCCGCGTCGTCGAAGCCGGCGTCGGCTCCGGCTCGCTCAGCAGCTTCCTCCTGCGCGCCATCGGCGACCACGGCATGCTGCACTCCTACGAGCGCCGCGAGGACTTCGCCGACATCGCCCGGCAGAACGTCGAGCGCTACTTCGGCGGCCCCCACCCCGCCTGGCAGCTCACCGTCGGCGACCTCCAGGACAACCTCAGCGACACCGACGTCGACCGCGTCATCCTCGACATGCTCGCCCCCTGGGAATGCCTCGAGGCCGTCTCCAAGGCCCTCGTCCCCGGCGGCATCGTCTGCTGCTACGTCGCCACCACCACCCAGCTCGCCCGGACCGTCGAGTCGATCCGCGAGATCGGCTGCTTCAACGAGCCGACCGCCTGGGAGACGATGATCCGCAACTGGCACATCGAAGGCCTCGCCGTCCGCCCCGACCACCGCATGATCGGCCACACCGGCTTCCTGCTCACCGCCCGTCGCCTCGCCGACGGCGTCGAGCCACCCATGCGCCGCCGCCGCCCCGCCAAGGGCGCCTACGGCGAGGACTACGAAGGCCCCAACGCCGACCGAGGCGCCAGCCGCTGA
- a CDS encoding site-2 protease family protein, with amino-acid sequence MDESGGSGKPRSGTDEPTEHRTDRPAPDPGRPDAPTGPETGSAPTGPGPDETPPAQDHQHPTGEDPRPPHTTPGTDGPHPPHLHDDRAFAHSDDDKPRPRRPRDPRGGLLMGRPFGVPVYVAPSWFLVAALITWVFGGQLDRVLPELGAARYLVSLFFAIAFYASVLVHELAHTVAALRFGLPVRRIQLQFFGGVSEIEKEAETPGREFVLAFVGPLLSLVLSGVFYGALRLVEPGTVPGVLLAGLMISNLIVAAFNLLPGLPLDGGRMLRAVVWKITGKPMTGTVAAAWVGRALAVSVLIGLPWLTQSGALGSDAVDNVGMDTVMDALLAAILAAIIWTGAGNSLRMARLREHLPELQARALTRRAVPVEADTPLSEALRRANAAGARALVVVDADGSPLSLVREAAIVGVPEHRRPWVAVSSLAQDITDGMRVSAELSGEELLEALRSTPATEYLVVEETGEIYGVLSAADVERAFVKAMARPS; translated from the coding sequence GTGGACGAGAGCGGCGGGAGCGGGAAGCCGCGCTCCGGCACCGACGAGCCGACCGAGCACCGTACGGACCGGCCGGCCCCCGACCCAGGACGGCCCGACGCACCCACCGGCCCCGAGACGGGCAGCGCCCCCACCGGCCCCGGCCCGGACGAGACACCGCCCGCCCAGGACCACCAGCACCCCACCGGCGAGGACCCCCGGCCGCCGCACACCACCCCCGGCACCGACGGCCCCCACCCCCCGCACCTCCACGACGACCGCGCCTTCGCCCACTCCGACGACGACAAGCCCCGCCCCCGGCGCCCCCGCGACCCCCGAGGCGGACTCCTCATGGGCCGCCCCTTCGGCGTCCCCGTCTACGTCGCCCCCAGCTGGTTCCTCGTCGCCGCACTCATCACCTGGGTCTTCGGCGGCCAGCTCGACCGCGTCCTGCCCGAGCTCGGCGCCGCCCGCTACCTCGTCTCCCTCTTCTTCGCCATCGCCTTCTACGCCTCCGTCCTCGTCCACGAGCTCGCCCACACCGTCGCCGCCCTCCGCTTCGGCCTGCCCGTACGCCGCATCCAGCTCCAGTTCTTCGGCGGCGTCTCCGAGATCGAGAAGGAAGCCGAGACACCCGGCCGCGAATTCGTCCTCGCCTTCGTCGGCCCCCTCCTCTCCCTCGTCCTCTCCGGCGTCTTCTACGGCGCCCTGCGCCTCGTCGAACCCGGCACCGTCCCCGGCGTCCTCCTCGCCGGACTGATGATCTCCAACCTCATCGTCGCCGCGTTCAACCTGCTCCCCGGCCTCCCCCTCGACGGCGGCCGCATGCTCCGCGCCGTCGTCTGGAAGATCACCGGCAAACCCATGACCGGCACCGTCGCCGCCGCCTGGGTCGGCCGCGCCCTCGCCGTCTCCGTCCTCATCGGCCTGCCCTGGCTCACCCAGTCCGGCGCCCTCGGCTCCGACGCCGTCGACAACGTCGGCATGGACACCGTCATGGACGCCCTGCTCGCCGCCATCCTCGCCGCGATCATCTGGACCGGCGCCGGCAACAGCCTGCGCATGGCCCGCCTGCGCGAACACCTGCCGGAACTCCAGGCCCGCGCCCTCACCCGCCGCGCCGTCCCCGTCGAAGCCGACACCCCCCTCTCCGAAGCCCTGCGCCGCGCCAACGCCGCCGGAGCCCGCGCCCTCGTCGTCGTCGACGCCGACGGCAGCCCCCTCTCCCTCGTCCGCGAAGCCGCCATCGTCGGCGTCCCCGAACACCGCCGCCCCTGGGTCGCCGTCAGCAGCCTCGCCCAGGACATCACCGACGGCATGCGCGTCTCCGCCGAACTCTCCGGCGAAGAACTCCTCGAAGCCCTGCGCAGCACCCCCGCCACCGAATACCTCGTCGTCGAGGAGACCGGCGAGATCTACGGCGTGCTGTCCGCAGCCGACGTCGAGCGCGCCTTCGTCAAGGCCATGGCCCGCCCCAGCTGA
- the arc gene encoding proteasome ATPase, with protein sequence MAAHDDDMNRGIRPGRGSDDPAGQIAYLEQEIAVLRRKLADSPRHTRILEERIVELQTNLAGVSAQNERLANTLREARDQIVALKEEVDRLAQPPAGFGVFLQANEDGTADIFTGGRKLRVNVSPSVELDDLRRGQEVMLNEALNVVEAMEFESVGDIVTLKEILEDGERALVLGHTDEERVVRLAEPLRGVNIRPGDALLLEPRSGYVYEIVPKSEVEELVLEEVPDIGYEQIGGLGGQIEAIRDAVELPYLYPDLFKEHELRPPKGVLLYGPPGCGKTLIAKAVANSLAKKVAEVTGQAAGKSFFLNIKGPELLNKYVGETERQIRLVFQRAREKASEGTPVIVFFDEMESLFRTRGSGVSSDVENTIVPQLLAEIDGVEGLQNVVVIGASNREDMIDPAILRPGRLDVKIKIERPDAEAAKDIFGKYLTERLPLHSEDLGEHGGDKSMTVQSMIQTAVEQMYAESEENRFLEVTYANGDKEVLYFKDFNSGAMIENIVGRAKKMAIKDFLEHKQKGLRVSHLLQACVDEFKENEDLPNTTNPDDWARISGKKGERIVYIRTLITGKQGADTGRSIDTVANTGQYL encoded by the coding sequence GTGGCAGCCCACGACGACGACATGAACCGCGGCATCCGCCCGGGACGAGGGTCCGACGACCCGGCCGGGCAGATCGCCTATCTTGAGCAGGAGATCGCCGTCCTGCGACGCAAGCTCGCCGACTCTCCGCGGCACACGAGGATTCTCGAAGAGCGGATCGTCGAGCTCCAGACCAACCTGGCCGGCGTGTCCGCCCAGAACGAGCGACTCGCGAACACGCTCCGTGAGGCCCGCGACCAGATCGTGGCTCTCAAGGAGGAAGTCGACCGGCTCGCCCAGCCACCGGCCGGCTTCGGAGTCTTCCTGCAGGCCAACGAGGACGGCACCGCCGACATCTTCACCGGAGGCCGCAAACTCCGCGTGAACGTCAGCCCGAGCGTCGAACTCGACGACCTCCGGCGCGGCCAGGAAGTCATGCTCAACGAAGCCCTCAACGTGGTCGAGGCCATGGAGTTCGAGAGCGTCGGCGACATCGTCACCCTCAAGGAGATCCTCGAGGACGGCGAACGCGCACTCGTCCTCGGGCACACCGACGAAGAGCGGGTCGTACGCCTCGCCGAACCCCTGCGCGGCGTCAACATCCGCCCCGGCGACGCCCTCCTGCTCGAACCCCGATCCGGCTACGTCTACGAGATCGTCCCCAAGAGCGAGGTCGAGGAGCTCGTCCTCGAAGAAGTCCCCGACATCGGCTACGAACAGATCGGCGGCCTCGGCGGCCAGATCGAGGCCATCCGCGACGCCGTGGAACTGCCCTACCTCTACCCGGACCTGTTCAAGGAGCACGAACTGCGCCCGCCCAAGGGCGTCCTGCTCTACGGACCCCCCGGATGCGGAAAGACACTCATCGCCAAGGCCGTCGCCAACTCGCTGGCCAAGAAGGTCGCCGAAGTCACCGGCCAGGCCGCCGGCAAGAGCTTCTTCCTCAACATCAAGGGACCCGAGCTCCTCAACAAGTACGTCGGCGAGACCGAACGGCAGATCCGCCTCGTCTTCCAGCGAGCCCGCGAGAAAGCCTCCGAGGGCACACCCGTCATCGTCTTCTTCGACGAGATGGAATCCCTCTTCCGCACCCGCGGCTCCGGCGTCAGCTCGGACGTGGAGAACACCATCGTGCCGCAGCTCCTCGCCGAGATCGACGGCGTCGAAGGCCTGCAGAACGTGGTCGTCATCGGCGCCTCCAACCGCGAGGACATGATCGACCCCGCCATCCTGCGCCCCGGCCGGCTCGACGTGAAGATCAAGATCGAGCGTCCCGACGCCGAGGCCGCCAAGGACATCTTCGGCAAGTACCTCACCGAACGCCTCCCGCTCCACTCCGAAGACCTCGGAGAGCACGGCGGCGACAAGTCCATGACGGTCCAGAGCATGATCCAGACCGCCGTCGAACAGATGTACGCCGAATCCGAGGAGAACCGCTTCCTGGAAGTCACCTACGCCAACGGCGACAAGGAAGTCCTCTACTTCAAGGACTTCAACTCCGGCGCCATGATCGAGAACATCGTGGGCCGCGCCAAGAAGATGGCGATCAAGGACTTCCTCGAACACAAGCAGAAGGGCCTCCGCGTCTCCCACCTCCTCCAGGCCTGCGTGGACGAGTTCAAGGAGAACGAGGACCTGCCCAACACCACCAACCCGGACGACTGGGCCCGGATCTCCGGAAAGAAGGGCGAGCGGATCGTCTACATCCGCACCCTCATCACCGGAAAGCAGGGCGCCGACACCGGACGCTCCATCGACACGGTGGCGAACACCGGTCAGTACCTGTAA